In Pseudomonas sp. HR96, the DNA window ATCATCCTGATCAACGGCATCGAAGGCGCTGGCAAGGGCGAGACCGTCAAGCTGCTCAACGAATGGATGGACCCGCGTCTGATCGAGGTGCGCACTTTCGACGAGCAGACTGACGAGGAGCTGGCCCGGCCCCCCGCCTGGCGCTACTGGCGCCAGCTGCCGGCCAAGGGCCGCATGGGGGTTTTCTTCGGCAACTGGTACAGCCAGATGATCCAGGACCGGGTGCACGGTCGCTTCAAGGACGAGGTGCTGGATCAGGCCATCAATGAAGCCGAACGCCTGGAACAGATGCTCTGCGACGAAGGCGCGCTGATTTTCAAGTTCTGGTTTCACCTGTCCCGCAAGCAGATGAAAAAACGCCTGGAAGCGCTCAAGGACGATCCATTGCACAGCTGGCGCATCAGCCCGCTGGACTGGCAGCAGTCCAAGACCTACAAGCGTTTCGTGCGCTTCGGCGAGCGGGTGTTGCGCCGCACCAGCCGCGACTACGCACCCTGGCACGTAATCGAAGGCGTCGACCCGCATTACCGCAGCCTGGCCGTCGGCAACATTCTGCTCGAAGGCCTGCAGGCCGCCTTGAAGAAGCCGGTGGTGCCGGTGCATCAAGCCATGGCGCCGCTGGGTGAGAGTATCGACCAGCGCAGTCTGCTCGGCAGCCTGGACCTGAGCAAATCATTGGAAAAGGACGACTACGAGCAACAGTTGGCGGCCGAGCAGGCGCGGTTTTCACGGTTGATGCGCGACAAGCGCATGCGCCGCCATGCCCTGGTCGCCGCCTTCGAAGGCAACGATGCGGCAGGCAAGGGCGGCGCGATCAAGCGCGTGGCGGCGGCGCTGGACCCGCGTCAGTACCACATTGTGCCGATCGCCGCGCCGACCCAGGACGAGTTGGCCCAGCCTTATCTCTGGCGGTTCTGGCGGCAGATCCCGGCGCGCGGGCAATTCACCGTATTTGACCGCTCCTGGTACGGGCGGGTGCTGGTGGAACGGGTGGAGGGCTTTGCCAGCCAGGCCGACTGGATGCGCGCCTATGGCGAGATCAACGACTTCGAGGAGCAGTTGCAGCGCGCCGGCGTCATCGTGGTGAAGTTCTGGC includes these proteins:
- the pap gene encoding polyphosphate:AMP phosphotransferase; this translates as MFESAEIGHAVDKDSYHSQLPALREALLEAQYELQQQARFPVIILINGIEGAGKGETVKLLNEWMDPRLIEVRTFDEQTDEELARPPAWRYWRQLPAKGRMGVFFGNWYSQMIQDRVHGRFKDEVLDQAINEAERLEQMLCDEGALIFKFWFHLSRKQMKKRLEALKDDPLHSWRISPLDWQQSKTYKRFVRFGERVLRRTSRDYAPWHVIEGVDPHYRSLAVGNILLEGLQAALKKPVVPVHQAMAPLGESIDQRSLLGSLDLSKSLEKDDYEQQLAAEQARFSRLMRDKRMRRHALVAAFEGNDAAGKGGAIKRVAAALDPRQYHIVPIAAPTQDELAQPYLWRFWRQIPARGQFTVFDRSWYGRVLVERVEGFASQADWMRAYGEINDFEEQLQRAGVIVVKFWLSIDKQTQLERFKAREKIPFKRYKITDDDWRNRDKWDLYRDAVNDMVDRTSTEVAPWTLVEANDKRYARIKVLKTLGDALEEAFRRSDKHR